The genomic stretch TTTCATCGAGAATCGCACGAGGCTTCTCGAAATCGCGGCGTTTCTCGATCGCCTCGACCGGACCGATCCCTCGTATGCCGCCAAGGACTTCAGGATGAAAGCGTTCATCGAGGCGCTCGGCGGTCTTCTCCGAACGGACCATAGAGTGGACCACGTCCAGATGCTCCTGAGTGATCCGTCGACCGAGCCGCTCGAGACGCTCGACAGAAAGAGCGCCGTGGGAGCGTACGACCGCTGGAGTGCTGCGAGTTCTGAGGAGGTGCGATCGTGAAGTACATCGATCATCACGCTCACATGGTGTCGCGCACGACCGACGACTATCAGCAGATGGCGCTGACCGGGTGCGTTGCGGTCACCGAGCCGGCGTTTTGGGCCGGCTGGGACCGGAGCTCGGTGAGCGGCGTCGAGGATTACTTTCGGCAGCTCACCGAGTTCGAGCCACAGCGCGCCGCTCAGTACCACATCGAGCATTACACCTGGATGGCGATGAACCCCAAGGAGGCTGACAACCGAGAGCTGTCACGCGACGTGCTGAAGCGGATTCCGAAATTCTTGGACAAGCCCACGGTGCTCGGCGTCGGTGAGATCGGGCTGAACCGCGTGACGCGCAACGAGGTGGACACATACACCGAACAGATCGACCTCGCGCTCACTCACGATCAGTTGATCCTGATTCACACACCGCATCTCGAGGACAAGCTCAAGGGAACACGGATCTCGCTGGACGTCATGCGCGCGTTTCAGAATCTGGAGCCAGGGCGCGTGCTCGTGGATCATGCCGAAGAGCACACGATTCAAATGATCTTGGACTCGGGTTA from Luteitalea sp. encodes the following:
- a CDS encoding metal-dependent hydrolase; protein product: MKYIDHHAHMVSRTTDDYQQMALTGCVAVTEPAFWAGWDRSSVSGVEDYFRQLTEFEPQRAAQYHIEHYTWMAMNPKEADNRELSRDVLKRIPKFLDKPTVLGVGEIGLNRVTRNEVDTYTEQIDLALTHDQLILIHTPHLEDKLKGTRISLDVMRAFQNLEPGRVLVDHAEEHTIQMILDSGYWAGLTLYPQTKVSPQRAVDIIERFGPERICVAGACDWGPSEPIAVPRFIMEMRRRRHAEDFIHRIVFENPVQFLSQSPKFRIRPKGRAAVETASAALAP